The proteins below are encoded in one region of Tolumonas auensis DSM 9187:
- a CDS encoding DeoR/GlpR family DNA-binding transcription regulator, which translates to MNSTDVIDCLPEERQRSILALLTEQGRVVASELARKFNTSEDTIRRDLRELAAAGLCKRVYGGALPVSPASGSLTEREAQNPERKQALAAGLVKLIKPGQVVFIDAGSTNLAVVHALPDDLNITVVTNAPSIAAVLAERENINLILIGGSINRNTGAALGAQSLRDAANIRPDLYILGVCALDAEMGLTAFDLEDAEFKRLVTSQAKSIVTAITNDKLETTAPFRIAGTDILTALVAEADADEQLLKSLCGPDVQIHRAV; encoded by the coding sequence ATGAATTCTACCGACGTGATCGATTGTTTACCGGAAGAACGGCAGCGTTCCATTCTGGCGTTACTGACAGAACAGGGGCGGGTAGTCGCTTCCGAGCTGGCCCGTAAGTTCAATACGTCGGAAGACACGATACGACGTGATTTGCGTGAGCTCGCCGCGGCGGGTTTATGCAAGCGGGTTTATGGCGGGGCACTGCCGGTTTCTCCGGCGTCGGGGTCACTGACCGAACGGGAAGCGCAAAATCCGGAGCGGAAGCAGGCTCTGGCTGCGGGTCTGGTAAAACTCATTAAACCCGGACAGGTGGTGTTTATTGATGCGGGGTCGACGAATCTGGCGGTGGTTCATGCGTTGCCGGACGATCTGAACATCACCGTGGTCACGAACGCACCTTCTATTGCTGCAGTATTGGCCGAGCGGGAAAATATTAATCTGATTCTGATCGGCGGCAGCATAAACCGGAATACCGGTGCCGCACTCGGCGCGCAATCGCTGCGCGATGCCGCCAATATCCGCCCGGATCTCTACATTCTCGGCGTCTGCGCGCTGGATGCGGAAATGGGGCTGACAGCGTTTGATCTGGAAGATGCCGAGTTCAAACGCCTTGTTACCTCGCAGGCCAAGTCGATAGTGACGGCCATAACAAACGATAAGCTTGAAACCACGGCACCGTTCCGGATTGCCGGAACCGATATTCTGACCGCGCTCGTGGCCGAGGCGGATGCCGATGAACAATTACTGAAATCGCTGTGCGGACCGGATGTTCAGATCCATCGTGCAGTTTGA
- a CDS encoding NAD(P)H-binding protein — MKNVLILGANGSLARVTTQYLLKNTDLHLSLYLRNARRLNNPDQSRVDIVDGDVMDYQKLVAAMEGQDVVYANLSGNMKAAAENIVKAMHASGLKRKMLKTLFSG, encoded by the coding sequence ATGAAAAATGTATTAATTCTTGGTGCAAACGGTTCGTTGGCCCGCGTAACAACGCAATATTTATTAAAAAATACCGATCTGCATTTAAGCCTGTATTTAAGAAATGCCCGTCGCCTGAATAATCCCGACCAGAGTCGGGTGGATATAGTTGACGGCGATGTCATGGATTATCAAAAACTGGTCGCCGCCATGGAAGGACAAGATGTGGTTTACGCCAACCTGAGCGGGAATATGAAAGCGGCCGCAGAAAACATCGTCAAAGCCATGCATGCCAGCGGTCTGAAGCGAAAGATGTTGAAAACGTTGTTCTCCGGTTGA